TTTTCGTCAACTGCAATTAATCTATCTGCATCTCCATCAAAGGCAAATCCCACATCGGCACCGGTTCCAGCTACAATCTCCTGCAATACTTTTGGATTTGTAGATCCGCACTTGACATTTATTTTTTCTCCATTTGGATGCGAACCATAAAGTATTACATCTGCACCTAATTCATGAAAAAGTATTGGTGCGACTGTGCTGCTGGCACCATATGCGCAATCTAAAACTATTTTCAAGCCTTTTAAATCGCAGTTTATGGTGGACTTCAAAAATTCGATGTAATCCCTCTGAGCACTTTTACTTTCTACCACATTTCCAACATCCAATCCTGTCGGAGTTGGTAAATCGCTATTTTCATTTATAATCTTTTCTATCTTGTCTTCTACTTCATCCGGAAGTTTATATCCATCTTTATTAAAAAATTTTATTCCATTGTACTCTACAGGATTATGTGATGCGGAAATGACTACCCCTGCATCTAAATTATAAAACCTTGTTAAATATGCAACAGCGGGTGTCGGTATAATGCCTGCATCCATGACTTCAGCTCCAACTGATGTAAGTCCTGCTGTCAGCGCACTCTGAAGCATATCACCAGATACGCGGCTGTCACGTCCTATCAAAATCTTTGGCCTTCTGGAGCATTCTGTCAAAACATATGCGCCGGCTCTTCCCAGCTCAAATGCAAGCTGTGGTGTAAGATCCTTGTTTGCAACACCCCTCACACCATCCGTTCCAAATAATCTAGCCATATAATCCATTCCTTTCAGTAATCAAAAATCATACGATAATATTTTATCACACCGATTAAGTCAATGCAATTTACTATATATTCACTCTAATTTCATAAAAGTTCAAATTATAGTCTTGAATCCACCTAAAATCCTATTTTGAATGAAAATTTGTAAGCTCGTTTAGAGCATTTACTACCGCATTTTTCATATTTTCTAGCAATTCAGCTTTTTTAAGCGATAAATCTGGATATATACTTTTACCAACTGTTACAGAAATTTTTCCACTATGAGGCAAATACTCTCCCATAGGTAGCACTACATCAGTTCCACTTATTCCTACAGGCACTATAGGAAACCCAGATTTATACGAAAGATACATTGCACCTTTGTAAATCTTTTTTACACCTTTACTCAATGATATTCCACCTTCAGGAAACAAAGCAATTGATCGTCCATCATCAAGCATCTTGATGGCTTTTTTTAAAGCACTTACATCTGCAGAATTTTTTTTGATAGGTATTGTTTCTAAAGTATTTAAAATCAAATTTAAAATTGGGATTTTGTATAAATCCTTGCTGGCAAGAAAAAAAACTCTCCTATCAAGCGCATCTATCAATGCGATAGGATCTAAAATGCTCTTATGATTGGCTACAAAAATGCACGGTTCTTTCGGTATATCATCTATGAATTTTACGCTAAAACTACAAAATGAAGCAAGCAGCCCAGTTGTAATCATCTTTATCAAATTGTACAATATCATTAATATCACCCATAATTATAATAGATGACTTAGCAAAAAAAGTTCTCTATCTAAAATAAAAAAATCAATAAAAGCGAAATTCCCTTTGGAATATAATTATATGTAACTTCTTTGTTTCGCATTTTCGGAAAGTAACAAATTAAGGGAAATTTATACTTTTCTATGCAAAGTAAAAAACCTCCAGATTCGGAGATTTTTATTTTACAGCAAATTGAGAGCCAATAGACTCTTTACCTCTATTATATGCTTGTATATTTATTGGTATCAGTTTTTCTTTTCCTTCAAAGACTTTTTTAAAGCCATTTATTACAGCATCTTCGCTTACTATGTTTTTCAAACTCATCAATGCTCCAATCATTATGGAATTGGCAATCTTGAGATTTCCCATCTGATTTGCAATATCGTTTGCTGGAATCCTGTATAATTCAATGTCGCTCCTTCGTGCATCTATGTCTATTAATGAGCTATTTATAAGCAGTATGCCACCTTTCACCAGATGTTTTTCAAATCTTTCTAAAGAAGGTCTATTCATTGCAACAACTACCGTTGCCTCATTTATTATTGGAGATCCTACTGGTTCATCAGATATTGTAACATGACAGTTGGCTGTGCCACCTCTCATCTCTGGACCGTATGACGGTAGCCATGATACATTTTTTCCATCCATCATGCCTGCATATGACATTATAAGTCCCATTGACATGATTCCTTGTCCGCCAAATCCTGCAAATATTATTTTTTCATCCATTTTGTTTGACCTCCTCCAAGGTGTTTTTATATACACCTAAGGGATAGTATGGCTCCATTTTGTCTTTAATCCATTTTAATGCTTCGTTTGGTGATAAGCCCCAGTTTGTGGGACAGCTTGACAGCACTTCTATCATGGAGAATCCTTTTTTGTTTATTTGTGCTGTAAATGCGTTTTTGATTGCTTTTTTTGCTTGTAGTACGTGTTTTACGTCGTATACTGATACTCTTTCGATGTAGGATGCTCCATCAAGTGTCGACAGCATTTCACACATCTTCACCGGATAACCGTTGTTCCCCGGTTTTCTACCATATGGTGTTGTAAGCGTTTCTTGCCCTATCAAAGATGTAGGCGCCATTTGTCCTCCTGTCATTCCGTATATGGCATTGTTTATGAATATTACTGTTATGTTTTCGCCTCTTGCTGCGGCATGCACTGTTTCTGCCGTACCGATTGCGGCAAGATCGCCATCACCTTGATATGTGAATACAACTCTGTCTGGGTGAACTCTCTTTATACCGGTAGCTACTGCTGGTGCTCTTCCGTGTGCTGCTTCTTGCATGTCACAGTTGAAATATTCATAGGCAAATACTGCACATCCTACAGGTGCCACGCCTATTGCTTTGTTTAAAACTCCAAGCTCTTCCATCACTTCTGCTACCAGCCTGTGGACTATCCCATGTGTACAGCCTGGACAGTAGTGAAATGGGATATCTGTAAGGCCTTTGGTTTTTTCAAATACGACAGCCATTAAATTGCACCCCCTGATAATTTTCTAATCTCTTCTAGTATTGCGTAAGATTCTGGTACCATTCCTCCCGCTCTCCCGTAAAAGTACACTGGTTTTCGTCCATTGACTGCCAGCTTTACGTCTTCTACCATCTGTCCCATGCTCATTTCTATAGATAAATATCCTTTGACATGGTCTACAGTTTTTTCGAATGGTTCTACTGGGAATGGCCACAGTGATATGGGCCTTATTAGTCCTACTTTTATGTTTTCTCGCTTTGCTAACTCGATTACATTTTTTGCTACGCGAGCAATTGTACCGTATGCTACCAGTATAATTTCTGCATCTTCGCAATTGGTCATTTCATAGCGTACTTCTTCTTTTGATGCTTTTTCGTATTTTTTAAATAGTTCTATATTGTGTTTTTCTAACATTTGTGGATCTAGTTCAAGGGAGTTTATGATGTTTTTTTTCTTTCTTGTCCCCATGCCTGTTGTTGCCCATGTTTTTTCTTCTATGTGGTTTTCTCCTTTTTTTATGCTGCCAAAGTCGACAGGTTCCATCATCTGGCCTAACATACCGTCTCCAAGTATCATGACAGGATTTCTGTATTTGTCAGCTATGTCGAAGGCTTGTTGTACAAGGTCCGCCATTTCTTGTATTGTTGATGGTGCTAAAACAATTAATTTGTAGTCTCCGTGTCCTCCGCCTTTTGTTGCTTGAAAGTAGTCTGATTGTGAAGGTTGTATTCCACCAAGACCTGGACCACTCCTCATTATGTTTGCTATGACACATGGTACTTCCGCACCAGCTATATATGAAATTCCTTCCTGCATAAGACTTATTCCGGGACTTGACGATGTGATTAAGACTCTTGCGCCGGCTCCACCGGCACCATATACCATGTTTATGGCAGATACTTCACTTTCTGCCTGCAGAAATACTCCTCCTACTTCTGGCATTCTTTTTGCCATGTATGCTGTGACTTCGTTTTGAGGTGTTATAGGATAACCAAAATAATGCCTGCATCCGGCCTGTATAGCAGCTTCTGCCAATGCTTCATTTCCTTTCATCAATACTTTAGCCATTTTTATTTTCCCCCTTTGTCACTTTATAACAGTTATGACTGTATCAGGGCACATGATTGCACAGAACCCACAGCTTATACATTTTTCTATGTTTTCAGGTTTTATTATTGCTGGATGATATCCTTTGGCATTCAGCCTGTCTAGATTCATCTCAATTATGTGTTTTGGACATGCTTCTACGCATAGTTCGCAGCTTTTACATAAATTTTCATTAAAAATGACTTGCTTCATTTTCTATCCTCTCCATCAAATTTTATTCCATGGTGCTTTCATATATAGGTCTATAGGAAATACGTTGTAACCCATCTTATTAAGTTTTTCGGCAATATCTCTTTTTGCAGTAGTCATTTTAACGGGTATTCCTGTTATCCTAGACACATCTTCTACTATTTTTTGACCTTTTATGACATCTTCTACAGATGTATCATATGATAGATGTGTGTTATTGACGAGATGAGTCACTCTAATTCTTGCCGCATATTCAACAAGTTTTATATATTTTAGCACGGAATCTGTGTCTTTCGTAAAAGGCCTATTGACATTTACGATAAATAGGACATCGACATCTTTATTGAATATGATGTTGTGATACTGTCCAAATGCAATTGCCCCCGCATCATCTCCACCTACGTCAAACACAGCATGCTTTTCTTTATCTTGAATAACACTGTATATATCTCTAGACAATGCTGGCATATCAGCATTCATGTATTTTTCATCAACACCGATTACTTTAATACCCCATTTATCAAAAAGCTCTCTTCTCACCTCCCTGGGGCGAAAATAAGGGTTTACTATATCGAGATCTACAATATCTACATCGTGTCCAGTTTCTTTAATATACCTTGCATAATTTATAGCTATTTCAGTCTTACCTGTACCATAATGCCCAAGAACAATTGTAAGTCTCTTGTAATCCATTATCATCATCCTTTATTTAGCATACTCTCGTCCCTCTACTCACAAAAAGAAATAAGCAATAAATTCATTTTATTGAATATTCACATCTACAGTCTCTGGTTTTACTTTAACTATTTTCAGATTTAAATCTGTTGTAACATTTATTGGCAATGTCTGGGTACCTGGTGAAGCATTTGTTACATCTATATACGCACTAAATTCACTTGGAGTCGCCGAATTTACTACATTTTCAGGACCTGTCACTGTTATTACAACATTGGAATTTGAAACAGTCACGTTTTTATTGTCTGCACCCTTCACATCGATATTGCTGAGTGTAATATCGCTTGTAACTATTTTTTCAATATCGATATACACCTTTGCCGTACTGTCGCTTTTGACAAGGCTAATACCATTTGGAAGGTCAAAAGGTACATTTTCAGTGAACGATGCATTTTTCCCTGATATATCTATCTGCTTTGTATCAATACTTTTTATAGAATTCAAGACAGAATCTTCTCCTGTAATGTATACATACTCAGGTAGGACGTTGACTTCCGCTACATCATAGCCGTCCATTGGCTTGCCAAATATTTTAGCATTTACAAGCACTCTTATTGCTCTATTTACATCTATCTCAACTTTGATATATTTGGGATTTAAATCTACTCCTTTGACTTCATTGTTATCGCTGTCTACAGCCTCCACTGGAACAGATATATTTACATCCTTTGACTTATTAGACATATCTACTTGAGCAATTACACTTTTTACTAAGTTAACTTTACTTTCCGGTCCACTAACTATAACTTCTCCAGGGGTTAATATAGCCGGCTTCATTGCATATCCATCCATAACAGTGCCATTTACCTTGACGTGAACAGGCATTTGCACTCTAGCTACTTTATCTACATCTAACTTTATCTCAGATGGATTTGCAGAGACAAATGTCACATTTTTAGGCAGTGAACTAACCTGTACTGGTACCACATTTATCCCCTTAGTTATTATCCTGCTTACATCTGCTTCCACCTGTATATCAGAAGGCCTTACACTCATAACGTCGCTTCTTCTTCCTTTTATTCTAACTGTCACTGTGAAGTTCTTATCACCAACTAATGTCAATCCTTTTTTATCAAGGGTATTCACATTAACAATATTTACAGGAATATTGCCTATATCGTATGATATTTCAGGATTTTTCTCTCCCATAACATAAAGCCATAATATAAAGGCTAAAACAACTGAAAGTATCTTTATTGTGATATTTTTACTCAGCATGTTTATTCCCCCATTTAAACCAATTGGGTCCTTTGCTCTCTTTTACTTTAAACATACTTAGGAGAACTTCCTTCAATGTCTTTATATCCAAATGTCTAGAGATTCTCCCATTTTGAGCCAATGAGATGGTACCTGTCTCCTCAGAAACTATGACTGATACAGCATCTGATATCTCTGTCACTCCTATTGCGGCCCTATGTCTTGTACCAAGCTCTGTGCTTAAATTCTGATTATCAGTAAGCGGCAAAAAACATCCTGCAGCCATTATTCTGTCGCCTCTTATTATAACTGCACCATCATGAAGTGGAGTATTTGGTATAAATGTATTTATTAGAAGCTCACTAGATATCTTAGAGTCAAGGGATATGCCTGTTTCTATCAATTCATTTAAACCTGTATTTCTTTCTAAAACTATAAGTGCTCCTATTTTTGATCTAGACAAAAACTGAACAGCATCGCATATCTCACTTATGACATCCTCTATATCCTGAATATCATCGTTTATGATGAAGAAGTTTCTTTTTATGAACTCGCTTCTGCCAAGTGATTCCAAAGCTCTTCGCAGTTCCGGCTGAAATACTATTAAAAGTGCTATTACGCCTACAGTCATCGCATTGCTTAAAATATAATTGACTGTCCTAAGCTGCAGCCATTCACTTAACTTCGTCAATATTAAAAGTATTACAATTCCCTTAAATAACTGTTCTGCTCTCGTTTTTCTTATGACTAAGATAAGTCGATACATTACGTATGCTATTATTGCTATGTCGACAATATCATTTATTTTCATTGTCTTTATTATTTCTATAAGGCCATTGAACAAAAAGCTCACCTCTCGAGGCAAAATTGTAAACTAATATAATTTTAGTACTTGCTCATAATAATTATACAATAATAATCCGCAAAATCCTATAAACTTTAATATTTAAATATAGAAAAAGTCATAGAATGATTGTCATTCTATGACTTCCACTATGATATTTTTTTCTTCAACTCGTTTTATAAGAGGATTTATTACATCCCCATGAAGCAGTACTTCGAAAGCAGACCTTAATGATTTGCCAACTATTATCTCTGTAATATCGTTTTTATTTGCAAATTCAGCTAATGTATCAGATATCTTTCTGCCCACTAATATAGATACTCTGCCACCCAACTTCTGAGCCATCTCAAAGAGTTCAATTAAAATCTTGTGTTCTTTCAAATCTTTATATATATTATTGTTTTTATTTACATACACAACACAAAATTCCCCATTTGTCTCTCTCGCCCTCTCTGCTCCTCTTTCAACAAGCCTTCGGCAACTTTTTTGAGGCGTCACGCAAACCATGATCCTGCTTTTTACCCCAGGCTCGTAACTTAAAACCATCAGCAAGCCTCCTATCAGGAGAAATAATAACCATACTAAATATATTATATATTTAAAATAACATTTGTGTCAATCGAACAAATCATCAGAGTTACTTATGCTAAACTTTTTCTATTCCTGATATTCCTTTTTAAGTACTCTTTTATATATGCAACATCTTCTTTAGATGGATCCAAATTTCCATACACCAAATCATTGTATACTTTTGTTACTCTGTCAAAATCTTTAAATCCAGCATTCATAACTTTCTCTTGATATTCTAAAGTTGTTTCACAGTCGTCTTTTCTAAGAGCTCTTTTCCTGAGGCTTTTAAGTATTTTATTGTAATAATATACATATGCATTTCTATTGGAGCTAAGATATTTCTTTAGCAAAACATATTTAATAGCAGCCACGATGGCTAATATTAATACTGCAATCAATACTACTATGATTGCATAAATATTTCTGCGAGGAATTGTATTGTTTCCTGATTGATTTTTGACGATATTATCTTGCGTCTTATTTTGGTTTGCACTTGTTTTCGGTATGGCTACATTACCGGTATTAGTATTTGTCTGAGTGGAAGATGGTGTCCCGATATTAGTACCTGCTGCTGGAGAAAATGTCTCAGAATAAATAGCCGTTGGCTCAAATGTAACCCAGCCACTGTTTTGAAAGTGTACTTCAACCCACGCATGGGCATATGATGCTTCAATGTCATAATTATCCCCAAAAATAGGTGGGGTAGGCATTTTAAAGCCCACAACATATCTGGCAGGTATCCCTATAGTCCTTAACATAATAACCATTGAAGTTGCAAAATACGTACAATAGCCTTGTTTCAAATCGAAAAGAAAATAATCGACAAAGTCTCTTCCAGGTGGTGTTTCAGGAACATCCAGATTGTATTTATACGTATTTCTAAGATACTGCTCAATGGCTTTTACTTTGTCATAATCAGTCTTCTTATCTTTAGTTATGCTTAAAGCCAATTCTCTTACCCTTTCAGGCAAATTATCAGGATATTGAAGATATGTTTTCATATCATCGCTGGCAACAGCTTTATCATTCTCTAAATCTTTGACACTTATGTCAGATTTGTAATATTCAACAACATAAGGACTTTTTATCCTTCTTCCCACAGATGTCAATGCTAAAGAGCTTTTGTCGTATATATTGTTAATACTTACATGATACGGCTGCCAAGGCGAAAATATAATATTTGTATTCATCGCTACCGGATAAATTTCTAACTTTTTTATGGTGTATTTTATACCTTTTGAAAAGGCAGGCGGAAAATAATTGTCATTTCCAAAATTGTGCTGAATCTCAGAATTTGTCCATCTGTTGTTCTCATAAGTATCAAAAACTTCACCTCTTAAGTATGTGCTTTCATCAGCTTTTACCCTCATAACAATTTGATCACTTACACTATTCGGCCCACCCAGATCCTGAGAAAATGAACTAAAGTCAGTGCTGAAAGTCGTTGTAGTGCCTTCATTTCCTACACCGTTTCTCCATGTTTTTGTAAATGGAAATGTAGCATAGAATTTATCATTCATTGATTTCCACACAACAGGTTGAAAACTTTTTGGCAGTGCATATGCAATTGCAGTGCTTATAGAAGAAAACACCATCGATATTATAAGCAGGCTTACAATTGACGCTTTGCCATTTCCAGCCTTTTGATAATAATTTATTGACATATTTATAAAACTTACAGCAACATAAAATATTAAATAAATATACGCTTTATCGACATAATTATACCACTGGAAAACACATACTAATACACCGAAAAGCATCGTTAAAAAATAACTCTTTAAGATGCTGTTTAAAAAAGTAATAATCAGTGCAACGACAAAAATACCTAATATAGCAGTCGTCAAAAAATACCTGCTTGTCAATTGGCTAAATCCGTCAGGCCAATTTGTTTCTCCCATATATATGTAAAGCCAATTTATATATCTATCAATATCTACAACGACTTTTGTAAGCACATCCTTCTTCATGTAAAAATAGTATAAATCTACTAAAATGAACAATGAAAGAAATGCTATAATAAGTTGCGGCCGCTTAAAAAGAAATGTCAGTAAAACAACGAATACGGAAGATAAAAATATGATATCAAATATACTTACATTAAAGTTCAAGCCCACAAATACCGACAATGACAGTATTACTGATAAGATAACAGTTATAATATATTCAAATATATTGAACTTTTTTGCGTATATCTTCATATTTATCTCCCCAAGAAATAATTTTTATTCCCAAATCATCTAATTTTCTTTTTGTCTCTTCTTCCAATGGCTCTTTATTTGTATAAAATATAATTACATTTTGATGCAAATTAATATTTGACAGTGTAAATACAGTTTTTTCATCAACATATGGTGTAATTATCGCCAATGTAGACTCTCTAGAAACACGTCTTATATTATTCAATAGTTTTTCATTGAAATCACTATCATAAGTCGGAAACAATTTAAGAGTCAATAATTTAAAAATACTAAAATCTTTTATGCTTTTACATCTTGCCAAAAGCTTGTTTGATTCATAATCGATAAGGCTTACAGGTACACTATTGGAAAGGCAATATTTTGCAATGGAAAGTACACACTCTGCAGTTTTTTCGTCTATCATTCCATTATAGTCTTCTCTGTAATGCTGTCTATACAAATCCCATATTATAAAAACTTCATTTGATGCTGTATATTCATATTCTTTTACATACAATTTCTGTAGTTTTGCAGATATTCGCCAATGAACCCTTTTGAGGCTATCACCGTCAATGTATTCTCTTAAATTTGATAAGTTCGTATAATCTTCGTACTGCTTATTTTTACCTTCAGCTCTACCTATTTCCGCAATTGCAGGCAGCTCAATCGAAATGTCGTATACGTTGGGATATACAATTATCTTATGCTTTTTATTAAACGTCTTTTTAACCTCAAATATGCCAAAAGGGTCCCTTAATTTTATTTTAACAGGACCTATCTTATATATTCCCCTTCTTTTACACTCGATGCTTCTTTTTATTGCTTTCTTTTGAAACGGACTTAAATTCGTCGTTATGGGAAAAAAGCTTTCATTTTTTTCATCAATAGCTATAAATATCAAAGGTAAAAATCCTTCATTTTTAATTTTTATCTTATATCTAATTTTCTCTCCAACATGGATTTCAGCCTCTTTTATATCCACTTTTAGCTTGATTGATGCTCTGCCTATCATGGAATATAAAATGCTTAATAATAATATCGATGAAAGAGCAAAGAAGATGTAATAAAGTATTTCTCCCCCAGTAAATAATGCAAACAGAAAAGATACTGTTGTAAATGACAATAAAAGAAAAAAACTACGCATATTTCTTTACCACCGGAACTTTTGTCCCATTCAAGATATCTTTTATCACACTTCTCTCATCAAGGTTATTAAATCTAGCTTCATTTTTTAATATTATTCTGTGTGACAAAACTGGCACGCTTAAATATTTCACATCATCAGGCAGAACATAATTGCGTCCTTCTATAAAAGCCTTTGCTTGCGACGCCTTCATCAAACTAATTGCCGCCCTCGGACTTGCTCCCAGAAGCACAGTTGATAAATTTCTAGTATTGTTGACTATCGTAATAATATAATCAAGAATGCTGTCATCAACATAGACAGACTTTACTTCATCTTGCATTTTTAATATTTCCATTATCGACACAACAGGCTTTAAATTTTCAAGAGGATCTAACGCCTCAAACCTTTTAAGCATCTCAATCTCATGTTTAATATCTGGATATCCTAAATTGACTTTAATCATGAATCTATCTAGCTGTGCTTCGGGAAGCCTAAATGTACCATCGTATTCAATAGGGTTTTGTGTGGCGATTACCATAAAAGGACGAGGCAACATGTAAGTCTTTCCATCTACTGTAACCTGCCTTTCCTCCATTGCCTCCAAAAGGCTTGATTGTGTCTTAGGTGATGTTCTGTTTATCTCATCAGCCAGCAATATTTGACTCATTATGGGTCCTTGTTTAAACTCAAATACTCCTTTTTCCGGATTGTATATAGAAACACCAATAACATCAGATGGCAATAGATCCGGCGTAAATTGGATTCTCTTAAAATCAGCATTAATTGACTTCGCCAATGCTTTAACTAACGATGTCTTCCCGACTCCTGGAACATCTTCTATGAGAACATGTCCACCAGATAAGAGTGCCACCAACACCAATTTCACTTCTTCTGTTTTGCCTATTATCACTTTGTTTATATTGTCAATAATTTTAATTATCGTTTCCATAATTCCTCCATAGTTTTTAATATCTGTAATACACAAATATTTTATCCAAATTATATAGTTTCTTTACTATAAGTATACAAAAAAAATTTTCCTTAAACAAGGATGTAGAAATTCAATCATGATTTTTCTTTAAAATATCTAAGAACGCCTTTAAATATAGCCCATGCAATTTTATACTGGTATTTTTCGTCATTTAAAAGTTTCTCTTCTTCCGGATTGGACATAAAACCGCACTCGATAATGACAGCAGGCATCTTTGCATGTCTCAATATATAAAAAGTGCTTGTTTCTTTTGCCATCCTGTCGTTATTAGGATCTAAAGTTTTTTTCAATTCGTCTTGTATTATCTCTGCCAGCAGCTTACCTTCTTTTGAATTTTTTTGATAAAAAACCTGTGCACCTTTATATTTAGGATCGGGAAAACTATTAAGATGAATGCTTAACAAAATATCTCCTTTTACGTCATTGCCAGCATACACCCTGTTTTTTAAATCTTTAATTATATCGCTATCAGTTAATGTATCGTCTTCCCTCGTCATAAGTGCTATACCACCGCTTTCTTCTATTAGATTCTTAAGTTTTGAAGCTATTTCCAGGTTAAGCTCATCTTCATCTTTTCCATATTTTCCAGGCTTACCAGGGTCATTTCCTCCGTGCCCAGCATCGATTATCACTATTCTATTCATTACAGGAATATAATTTATAATTTCAATTGACTTATTCAAAAAACTGATAACGAAGACAAGTAGAAGTATCAAGCCGGAAAGTAGCAAGTATGTATTAGGTTTCATCCACATTACTCCTTCATGTTTTTACTGGATATGATTAATCACATTATAAAATATTCAGATTTCAATATAACTATGTCACCATAAGATTTAAATTACATATTATGAATAGGGAAAGGAGGAATCAATATGATTACTTTAGAGTTTACGTATATTGTAAAGTCAGGTGATACTCTATTTTCAATTGCTAAGAAATTTAATACTTCTGTCGAATCGATAATATCGAGAAACAATATTGTAAATCCATCCCTTATATACCCCGGTCAAACTCTCATAATACCTGTTACCGGAGTATACTATACAGTAATGCCAGGTGATACAGTTTATATGATAGGACAAAAGTTTGACGTTCCATATGAATCTATAATTTATGTAAATAACATACTATATCCCTATACAATATATCCCGGACAAATGCTATTCATACCTGGTGCTAATAAACTTATGCAAACTGAGCCAGAAACAAATCAAATGTACTCTACCCCACCGATGACTCCAATAGGAGAGTACAACATGCCGCCATCAATACCTACAACGCAACATATGCCTTGTCCAACCTATTATGTTGTACAGCCAGGAGATACTTTATGGAGTATATCAAATAGATTCGGCATTTCATTAGATGAGATATTAAGGACAAATTATTTTGCAGATCCTAATATGATCTACCCGGGTCAAACTATCATCATCCCATGTCCATCAAAGGCTGTACCTATGCCACCTTCACCACCTGTATATGAACATCCAAAGGAAGGCAGAATGGTATACGTAGTAAAACCCGGTGATACTCTTTATACAATCGCTATGAGATTCAATACAACTGTAGATGCTATCCTGAGGGCTAATCCTGATATCCAAAATCCTTCACTTATTTACCCGGGACAGAGAATAATAATACCTGTTGTAAAAGAATCTGAAAATAATGACAATCCTCAAGCACAGAGTGAAAGTAAATCAGAAAAAGGAAGTGAAAAAACAGATGAAAATAGAGAGGAAAAAGCCAGTGAAGATAACGATGAAAAAGGAAAGACCATCCAATAACTGGATGGCCTTTTTTACTCCAAACTATCTATATATTTTTCTGCCACATAAGCTGCAATAGCACCATCTGCAGTAGCTGTTACTACCTGCCTCAATGTCTTTTTTCTGACATCTCCTGCAGCAAAAACACCCGGTATATTTGTTTTCATGTCTTCATCAGTTAATATATAACCATACTCAT
The nucleotide sequence above comes from Thermoanaerobacterium sp. CMT5567-10. Encoded proteins:
- a CDS encoding 2-oxoacid:acceptor oxidoreductase family protein, whose amino-acid sequence is MDEKIIFAGFGGQGIMSMGLIMSYAGMMDGKNVSWLPSYGPEMRGGTANCHVTISDEPVGSPIINEATVVVAMNRPSLERFEKHLVKGGILLINSSLIDIDARRSDIELYRIPANDIANQMGNLKIANSIMIGALMSLKNIVSEDAVINGFKKVFEGKEKLIPINIQAYNRGKESIGSQFAVK
- a CDS encoding 4Fe-4S binding protein, whose translation is MKQVIFNENLCKSCELCVEACPKHIIEMNLDRLNAKGYHPAIIKPENIEKCISCGFCAIMCPDTVITVIK
- a CDS encoding thiamine pyrophosphate-dependent enzyme encodes the protein MAVVFEKTKGLTDIPFHYCPGCTHGIVHRLVAEVMEELGVLNKAIGVAPVGCAVFAYEYFNCDMQEAAHGRAPAVATGIKRVHPDRVVFTYQGDGDLAAIGTAETVHAAARGENITVIFINNAIYGMTGGQMAPTSLIGQETLTTPYGRKPGNNGYPVKMCEMLSTLDGASYIERVSVYDVKHVLQAKKAIKNAFTAQINKKGFSMIEVLSSCPTNWGLSPNEALKWIKDKMEPYYPLGVYKNTLEEVKQNG
- a CDS encoding lysophospholipid acyltransferase family protein, with translation MITTGLLASFCSFSVKFIDDIPKEPCIFVANHKSILDPIALIDALDRRVFFLASKDLYKIPILNLILNTLETIPIKKNSADVSALKKAIKMLDDGRSIALFPEGGISLSKGVKKIYKGAMYLSYKSGFPIVPVGISGTDVVLPMGEYLPHSGKISVTVGKSIYPDLSLKKAELLENMKNAVVNALNELTNFHSK
- the glmM gene encoding phosphoglucosamine mutase — its product is MARLFGTDGVRGVANKDLTPQLAFELGRAGAYVLTECSRRPKILIGRDSRVSGDMLQSALTAGLTSVGAEVMDAGIIPTPAVAYLTRFYNLDAGVVISASHNPVEYNGIKFFNKDGYKLPDEVEDKIEKIINENSDLPTPTGLDVGNVVESKSAQRDYIEFLKSTINCDLKGLKIVLDCAYGASSTVAPILFHELGADVILYGSHPNGEKINVKCGSTNPKVLQEIVAGTGADVGFAFDGDADRLIAVDEKGNVVDGDHIMAMCGIHLKSRGKLNKNTVVVTVMSNIGLDIALKQNGIDVVKTKVGDRYVLEEMVRNGYSIGGEQSGHIIFLDHNTTGDGEITALKVAELLVSSGKRLSELSGVMVSYPQVLINAKVKNELKHKYMDDEDIAREINKLEKEMQGEGRVLIRPSGTEPLVRVMVEGKDQEKIESMAKELASLIERKLN
- a CDS encoding 3-methyl-2-oxobutanoate dehydrogenase subunit VorB, which translates into the protein MAKVLMKGNEALAEAAIQAGCRHYFGYPITPQNEVTAYMAKRMPEVGGVFLQAESEVSAINMVYGAGGAGARVLITSSSPGISLMQEGISYIAGAEVPCVIANIMRSGPGLGGIQPSQSDYFQATKGGGHGDYKLIVLAPSTIQEMADLVQQAFDIADKYRNPVMILGDGMLGQMMEPVDFGSIKKGENHIEEKTWATTGMGTRKKKNIINSLELDPQMLEKHNIELFKKYEKASKEEVRYEMTNCEDAEIILVAYGTIARVAKNVIELAKRENIKVGLIRPISLWPFPVEPFEKTVDHVKGYLSIEMSMGQMVEDVKLAVNGRKPVYFYGRAGGMVPESYAILEEIRKLSGGAI